Genomic segment of Bacteroidota bacterium:
CCTTCCGGAGCTAGCACCGGCGTGCATGAAGCTGCAGAATTACGCGATGAAGATCCTGATATTTATTTAGGGAAAGGCGTTTTAAAAGCGGTGGAAAATGTAAATGATTTTATTGCAGATGAATTAGAAGGACAAAATGTGCTCGATCAAAATCAATTGGATAAATTGATGATAGAATTGGATGGTACAGCAAATAAATCGAAGTTGGGTGCAAATGCGATATTAGCAGTTTCACTTGCTTGTGCTAAGGCAGCAGCTATAGAAATGAATATTCCTTTATATAGATATGTGGGAGGAGTTAATGCGAATACCTTACCTGTTCCTTTAATGAATATTTTAAATGGTGGTGCACATGCCGATAATAAAATTGATTTTCAGGAATTTATGATAGCTCCCATTGGCGGAGATAATTTTTCAGATGGTTTAAGAATGGGTGTGGAGGTATTTCATCATCTTAAAAAAATATTAAAGAAAAAAGGATATTCCACAAATGTTGGTGATGAAGGTGGATATGCACCAAATATTCAAACGAATGATGAAGCAATAGAAATTGTTTTAAATGCGATTGAAAGTGCCGGTTATATTCCGGGAGAAGATATTATGATCGCGCTTGACCCTGCAGTAAGTGAATTTTACGACAATGAGAGTAAAATGTATATTTTCAAAAAGTCGGATGGAAGAAAATTAACTTCTGAAGAGATGGTGGATTACTGGGTGAATTGGTGTAAAAAATATCCAATTGCAAGTATAGAAGATGGAATGGCAGAAGACGATTGGTCGGGCTGGAAATTAATGACGGAAAAACTTGGGTCTAAAATTCAACTGGTAGGTGACGATCTTTTCTGTACCAACGTAAAAAGATTGAGTAAAGGAATAAAAGAAAATATTGCAAATTCTATTTTAGTAAAAGTAAATCAGATCGGTTCATT
This window contains:
- the eno gene encoding phosphopyruvate hydratase, whose amino-acid sequence is MSHIINIFARQILDSRGNPTVEAEVTTEFGAIGRAAVPSGASTGVHEAAELRDEDPDIYLGKGVLKAVENVNDFIADELEGQNVLDQNQLDKLMIELDGTANKSKLGANAILAVSLACAKAAAIEMNIPLYRYVGGVNANTLPVPLMNILNGGAHADNKIDFQEFMIAPIGGDNFSDGLRMGVEVFHHLKKILKKKGYSTNVGDEGGYAPNIQTNDEAIEIVLNAIESAGYIPGEDIMIALDPAVSEFYDNESKMYIFKKSDGRKLTSEEMVDYWVNWCKKYPIASIEDGMAEDDWSGWKLMTEKLGSKIQLVGDDLFCTNVKRLSKGIKENIANSILVKVNQIGSLTETINAVSMAQRANYTSVMSHRSGETEDTTIADLAVALNCGQIKTGSASRSDRIAKYNQLLRIEEELGENAVWPGNVFLK